AGCCGTTGGAGAAATCGGTCCAGTTGATGAGGACGAGGCGGATGATCTCGCCGAAGGCCAGGGTCACGATGGCGAGATAGTCGCCGCGCAATCGCAAGACCGGAAAGCCCAGCAGCACGCCCCAGAAGGCCGCGAGGATGCCGGCGATGGGCAGGCAGATCCAGAAGGCCCAGACGCCGAGGCCGGGGAAGGTGGCCGGGATCACCTTGGTGGCGATCAGCGCATAGGCATAGGCGCCGACGGCATAGAAGGCGACGTAGCCGAGGTCGAGGAGGCCGGCGAGGCCGACGACGATGTTCAGGCCCCAGGCCAGCATCACGTAGATGAGGATCTGGATGCCGAAATTGTCGATCCATTTCAGCGCGCCGCCGCCGCCGGTGAGCGACAGGATCATCATCGGATAGACGAAGAGGGCGACGAGGGCGGCGGGCGGCAGGCCACGGCTCACCACCGCCGGCAGCGTGATGGCCACGCGGGCGGGCCTGGGCTCGCTGGACCGGGTGTAGCTCCAAAAGGACAGGAGGAAGCGGCCCGCCCAGACGATCAGCACGACGATGGCGAGCAGGTCCCAGCGCGGCTCGACGATCAGCCGGTTCTGCATGTCCTGCGTCGTCTTGAAGGCGAGCAGGGGGCCGAAGACGCCGGCGGCGACGAGGGCGGCGAAGAGCGCGTCCTTCATGGCGCGCGCCACGGCCGAAGGGGCGGCGGGGGCGGTGTCCGTCACGCTGGTCACGGCGTCAGACCTTCTCGACGTCGGGCCGGCCGAGAATGCCCTGGGGCATGAAGATCAGCACGATCGCGAGGATGGAGAAGGCGGCGACGTCCTTGTACTCGACCGAGAAATAGGCCGACCAGAAGGTCTCGATGAGGCCGATGAGCAGGCCGCCGAGCACCGCGCCGGGCAGCGATCCGATGCCGCCGAGCACCGCCGCGGTGAAGGCCTTCACGCCCGGCGTGAAGCCGTCGGAGAAGTTCACCACGCCGTAATAGACGAGGTAGAGCGTGCCAGCGACGGCGGCGAGCGCCGCGCCCATGACGAAGGTGATGGAGATGGTGCGGTCGACATCGACGCCGAGGAGGGCCGCCATCTTGCGGTCCTGCTCGCAGGCGCGCTGGGCGCGGCCGAGCGGCGTCTTGGTGACGACCCACCAGAAGATGGCGAGCAGCCCCGCGGTCACCACCATGATGAGGATCTGCTTGTAGGACAGCGTCACCTGGTAGCCGCCGGCGGCGGAGAGGACGAAGACGTTGTTGAGGATCGGGTCGATGGCCTTGTTGCGGGGGCCCTGGGCCACCTGCACGAAGTTCGACAGCACGATCGACATGCCGATGGCCGAGATCAGCGGGGCGAGGCGGAAGGAGCCGCGCAGGGGCCGGTAGGCGACGCGCTCGATGGTCCAGCTGATCAGCGAGGTGAAGACCATGGCGATGATCAGCACGATCAGCAGCGCGAGGAGGATGGAGCTGACGCCGAGCCAGGTGGTGAGCACCATCAGCGCGATCAGCGCGATGAAGGTGGAGACCATGAAGACATCGCCATGGGAGAAGTTCACCATGCCGATGATGCCGAAGACCATCGTGTAGCCGATGGCGATGAGACCGTAGATCGATCCCAGGGTCACGCCATTGATCAGCTGCTGGAAGAAGACTTCCATGCCGCCACCTTCCCAACTATCCCCTCCGGCGCGCGGGAACGCGCCGTGCCGATCGGGGGGCGGGCTGCCGCGTTATTGGGCGGTCTCGTCCGATCCGTCGACGACCTATCGGTAGCAAGCGCGTCGATAAGTCACAATGGTGCGGTGCCCATTATTCACACGGTGCGCTCCGGGTATCCGGGGGCCAGATCTCAACCTTAATCACCGAGAGTTCAGCCAGCGCCATTGGCCGCGGCGGTCCGACGGTCCTATATGGTTCGCCTGACAAAGGATTTTGCCATGGATGGCGGAACCGTTCGCTCGATGATCCCCGGCGTTCTCGCGGCCACTTCACAGGCCTATCGCGACGGGATGGCCCATGTGGCCGGCCACGTCCATGTCGTGACGACGGCAGGCGCCGCCGGCACCAGCGGCTTCACGGCCATCGCCGTGGCGTCCGTTTCCGACGATCCGCCCATGCTGCTCGTCTGCCTCAACCGCAAATCCGCCAATGGCGACCTGATCGGCCGCAACGGCGTCTTCTCCGTCAACGCCCTGCCTTCGGGAGCCGAGGACCTGGCCGAGACCTTCGCGGGACGGCGCGGCCTTGCCGGCGCCGAGCGATTCCGCGAGGGCTCGTGGA
The window above is part of the Phreatobacter oligotrophus genome. Proteins encoded here:
- the livM gene encoding high-affinity branched-chain amino acid ABC transporter permease LivM, yielding MKDALFAALVAAGVFGPLLAFKTTQDMQNRLIVEPRWDLLAIVVLIVWAGRFLLSFWSYTRSSEPRPARVAITLPAVVSRGLPPAALVALFVYPMMILSLTGGGGALKWIDNFGIQILIYVMLAWGLNIVVGLAGLLDLGYVAFYAVGAYAYALIATKVIPATFPGLGVWAFWICLPIAGILAAFWGVLLGFPVLRLRGDYLAIVTLAFGEIIRLVLINWTDFSNGYEGISTIPRPTFFGVPFNASDSGFAARFGFEFSPVHRTIFLYYVIVCLALLTAWVSNRLRRLPVGRAWEALREDEIACRSLGINTVNTKLTAFAIGAMFGGFAGSFFAARQGFISPESFTFMESAVILAIVVLGGMGSLIGTAIAAVAMIGGTELLRELEWTKAIFGPQFDPAQYRMLIFGFAMVVIMVWKPRGFVSTRMPTAFLKRRQAVSGSLVKEGHG
- a CDS encoding ABC transporter permease subunit, whose protein sequence is MEVFFQQLINGVTLGSIYGLIAIGYTMVFGIIGMVNFSHGDVFMVSTFIALIALMVLTTWLGVSSILLALLIVLIIAMVFTSLISWTIERVAYRPLRGSFRLAPLISAIGMSIVLSNFVQVAQGPRNKAIDPILNNVFVLSAAGGYQVTLSYKQILIMVVTAGLLAIFWWVVTKTPLGRAQRACEQDRKMAALLGVDVDRTISITFVMGAALAAVAGTLYLVYYGVVNFSDGFTPGVKAFTAAVLGGIGSLPGAVLGGLLIGLIETFWSAYFSVEYKDVAAFSILAIVLIFMPQGILGRPDVEKV
- a CDS encoding flavin reductase family protein, encoding MDGGTVRSMIPGVLAATSQAYRDGMAHVAGHVHVVTTAGAAGTSGFTAIAVASVSDDPPMLLVCLNRKSANGDLIGRNGVFSVNALPSGAEDLAETFAGRRGLAGAERFREGSWTPLVTGSPTLDTALVSFDCRVEEMRPMATHHILIGRVEAVRIGPAGAALAYFDRAYRPIPR